One Gammaproteobacteria bacterium genomic region harbors:
- the cfa gene encoding cyclopropane fatty acyl phospholipid synthase codes for MFHQDDSKLFRKMSAMLEKADIQINGNRPWDIQLYSPEVLSKTALLGNLGLGEAYMRGQWDVEQLDEFFNRILQAGLDKEVGSARIWLQDLRARFLNLQTVRRAWHVGEAHYDLGNDFYAAMLDPRMTYTCGYWKDADNLEEAQEAKLDMICRKLELKPGMKVLDIGCGWGSFMGYAAEHYGVSCDGVTISREQAAWAKERYKDLPLNFLLQDYRETYGQYDRVVSVGMFEHVGRKNLRAFMEVAKRCLADHGMLLLHTIGKNETHTAPDPWIDKYIFPNGDLPALTQITRAAEGLLVLEDLHNFGVDYDKTLMAWYANFEAAWPQFSDKMDQTFYRMWRYYLLSCAGAFRARDIQLWQFVYSRRGVLGGYRRPV; via the coding sequence ATGTTCCACCAAGATGACAGTAAATTGTTCAGAAAGATGTCTGCCATGCTGGAGAAGGCGGATATCCAGATAAACGGCAACAGGCCATGGGATATTCAGCTCTATTCCCCCGAGGTACTGAGCAAAACCGCCCTGCTCGGCAATTTGGGCCTGGGCGAGGCTTATATGCGCGGGCAGTGGGATGTCGAGCAGCTGGACGAGTTTTTTAATCGCATACTTCAGGCTGGTCTGGACAAGGAGGTTGGTTCGGCGCGCATATGGCTACAGGATCTGCGTGCGCGTTTTCTGAACTTACAGACAGTACGCCGTGCCTGGCATGTGGGTGAGGCGCATTATGATCTGGGTAACGATTTTTATGCGGCAATGCTCGACCCGCGCATGACCTACACCTGTGGTTACTGGAAGGATGCCGACAACCTGGAAGAGGCGCAGGAAGCCAAGCTCGATATGATTTGTCGCAAACTCGAATTGAAACCCGGCATGAAGGTTCTGGATATCGGCTGTGGTTGGGGAAGTTTCATGGGCTATGCTGCAGAACACTACGGTGTCAGCTGCGATGGAGTAACCATTTCCAGAGAGCAAGCTGCATGGGCAAAAGAGCGCTATAAGGATCTGCCCTTGAATTTTCTGCTGCAAGACTACCGCGAGACCTATGGTCAATACGACCGAGTCGTCAGTGTCGGCATGTTCGAGCACGTTGGCCGAAAAAATTTGCGTGCTTTCATGGAAGTGGCCAAGCGCTGTCTTGCCGATCACGGCATGCTGCTGCTGCACACCATTGGCAAAAATGAAACGCATACCGCACCGGATCCGTGGATCGACAAATACATCTTTCCCAACGGGGATCTGCCGGCCCTGACCCAGATCACCCGGGCGGCGGAAGGGTTGCTGGTGCTGGAAGACCTGCACAATTTCGGCGTGGACTATGACAAAACCCTGATGGCCTGGTATGCGAATTTCGAGGCCGCATGGCCACAATTCAGCGACAAAATGGACCAGACCTTTTATCGTATGTGGCGTTATTATCTATTGAGCTGTGCCGGTGCGTTTCGTGCCCGAGATATTCAGTTGTGGCAGTTCGTTTATTCCAGGCGAGGTGTGCTTGGTGGCTATCGTCGCCCTGTGTAA